One window from the genome of Moraxella nasibovis encodes:
- the aroC gene encoding chorismate synthase, which yields MSGNTIGQLFSVTTCGESHGVGLMAIVDGVPPNLPLCEEDLQIELDRRKPGTSKFATQRKEEDKVEIISGVFEGRTTGTPIGLLIRNTDQKSKDYGNIATTFRPNHADYTYTMKYGFRDYRGGGRSSARETAMRVAAGAIAKKYLKERLGIVIKGCVTQIGNEKSEKLDWSIVGENPFFCGDSDAIPRFEKLVTSLRENGTSCGARLEIFAENVPVGLGEPVFDRLDADIAHAMMSINAVKGVEIGDGFAVAEQFGHESRDELTPEGFTANHAGGILGGISSGQTIKVAIALKPTASITTAGKTIDLNGNATDVITKGRHDPCVGVRAVPIAESMLAIVLLDHYLRHRGQNADVVQPLKPIE from the coding sequence ATGTCAGGCAATACAATAGGACAGCTTTTTAGCGTAACCACCTGTGGCGAGTCGCACGGCGTGGGTTTGATGGCGATTGTGGACGGTGTGCCGCCCAATTTGCCCCTATGTGAAGAAGATTTGCAAATTGAATTGGATCGCCGTAAACCTGGTACGAGCAAATTTGCCACCCAACGCAAAGAAGAGGATAAGGTAGAAATCATCTCTGGTGTGTTTGAAGGGCGGACGACTGGCACGCCAATCGGACTACTTATCCGCAACACCGACCAAAAATCCAAAGACTACGGCAACATCGCCACGACTTTTCGCCCCAATCACGCCGACTACACTTATACGATGAAGTATGGTTTTCGTGATTATCGTGGTGGTGGGCGTTCATCAGCACGAGAAACGGCAATGCGTGTGGCGGCAGGGGCAATTGCCAAAAAATACCTAAAAGAACGCCTAGGCATTGTCATCAAAGGCTGTGTTACCCAGATTGGCAATGAAAAATCCGAAAAATTGGACTGGTCTATCGTGGGTGAAAATCCGTTTTTCTGTGGCGATAGCGATGCCATTCCCCGTTTTGAAAAATTGGTAACCAGTTTGCGTGAAAATGGCACCAGCTGTGGGGCAAGGCTTGAAATTTTTGCCGAAAATGTCCCTGTGGGGCTTGGCGAGCCTGTGTTTGATCGTCTTGATGCGGACATTGCCCATGCGATGATGAGTATCAATGCAGTCAAAGGCGTGGAAATTGGCGACGGTTTTGCTGTTGCCGAGCAGTTCGGTCATGAAAGCCGAGATGAATTGACACCAGAGGGCTTTACCGCCAATCACGCAGGCGGCATTTTGGGCGGGATTAGTAGCGGTCAGACCATTAAGGTTGCCATCGCCCTAAAACCCACCGCAAGCATCACCACGGCAGGTAAAACCATTGACCTAAATGGCAATGCTACCGATGTCATCACCAAAGGTCGCCATGATCCGTGCGTGGGCGTGCGTGCCGTGCCGATTGCCGAGAGTATGCTGGCGATTGTGCTGCTTGATCATTATCTGCGTCATCGTGGACAAAATGCCGATGTGGTTCAGCCGTTAAAGCCGATTGAGTAA
- the prmB gene encoding 50S ribosomal protein L3 N(5)-glutamine methyltransferase, with translation MSDSTHFTADFQNLPENLSDFTEFHEDFAQFSDDGKLNEAQSAKLYAELNEAAESLRTIRDFIRFCVSKLREYDVVVAQGTTDEFAESAAIVLHTLNLDWSANPEILDCRLTDLEKSAVLELLGNRIVQRKPLSYLINLAYFCNLPFYVDERVLIPRSPIAELINKQFFPYFDVEDTKKAKFFEHGLEERQLAHPERVLDLCTGSGCIAIALAKAFPDANVDATDISKDALEVAWTNVEYHDLEHQVNLLESDLFDKLPMENQYELIVTNPPYVDAEDMADLPPEFLHEPELALAAGQDGLDLVHKILYEAPDYLTRDGLLVCEVGNSEWHLRQAYPSIQFNWLKFEKGGHGIFAINREELVEYRELFEQYVKS, from the coding sequence ATGTCTGACTCCACTCATTTTACCGCTGATTTTCAAAACCTTCCTGAGAATTTGAGCGACTTTACCGAATTTCATGAAGATTTTGCCCAATTTTCTGATGATGGCAAATTGAACGAGGCGCAAAGTGCCAAGCTGTATGCCGAGCTTAATGAGGCGGCAGAAAGTCTGCGCACCATTCGTGATTTTATCCGTTTTTGTGTCAGTAAGCTGCGTGAATATGATGTCGTGGTGGCGCAGGGCACGACCGATGAATTCGCCGAAAGTGCCGCCATCGTGCTGCATACCTTAAATCTTGATTGGTCTGCAAATCCTGAGATTTTGGATTGTCGCCTGACCGACCTTGAAAAATCGGCGGTCTTGGAGCTGCTTGGCAACCGCATCGTACAACGCAAGCCTTTGAGCTATCTCATCAATTTGGCTTATTTTTGCAATTTGCCGTTTTATGTGGACGAGCGAGTGTTGATTCCCCGTTCGCCGATTGCCGAGCTGATTAACAAGCAGTTTTTCCCGTATTTTGATGTGGAGGACACCAAAAAAGCCAAGTTTTTTGAGCATGGCTTGGAGGAGCGTCAGCTGGCACACCCTGAGCGAGTGCTTGACCTGTGCACAGGCTCAGGCTGCATTGCCATTGCGCTTGCTAAGGCATTTCCTGATGCCAATGTGGACGCCACCGACATTTCAAAAGACGCCTTAGAGGTGGCTTGGACGAATGTGGAATATCATGACTTAGAGCATCAGGTGAATTTGCTTGAAAGCGACTTGTTTGACAAATTGCCGATGGAAAATCAGTACGAACTCATCGTCACCAATCCGCCTTATGTCGATGCTGAGGACATGGCAGATTTGCCGCCTGAGTTTTTGCACGAGCCAGAACTTGCGCTAGCAGCGGGTCAAGATGGCTTGGACTTAGTGCACAAAATTCTTTATGAAGCGCCTGATTATCTGACCCGAGATGGTCTTTTGGTCTGCGAGGTGGGCAACAGTGAGTGGCACTTGCGTCAGGCGTATCCGTCGATTCAATTTAATTGGCTAAAATTTGAAAAGGGTGGTCATGGAATTTTTGCCATCAACCGTGAGGAGCTGGTGGAATATAGAGAGTTGTTTGAGCAGTATGTAAAATCTTAA
- a CDS encoding cupin domain-containing protein: protein MNDKLPFCLPADITPEVFLRDYWQKKPLLIKNGLPALVGMFEPADVLDLAIEDGVSARLIAQKDDNPSEWTLKNSPLTEQDLQSTPQLWTVLVQNLEQWSPELGELWQAFDFIPKWQQDDIMVSVAGAGGSVGEHYDEYDVFLAQGYGSRRWTLGKMCDVGTPFVEGQPIRLLDDMGQIIFDEVLEAGDVLYVPPRLSHYGVALDDCLTFSFGFRRPNLVQILDEIADVATGEHSLFSPLTLPQAVQANPYELSNDSVRAIKDELINLLNSEQGDAIISRALSELVSKRQYELVAFEDELTPDELAERLQSGECLMINPACRFVLQHGEWYINGENVCFTEDELALIERFTDNEAIVFDDLTDELLASTANWLNDNWLILI, encoded by the coding sequence ATGAACGACAAATTGCCTTTTTGCTTGCCTGCCGACATCACACCAGAAGTTTTTTTGCGTGATTATTGGCAAAAAAAACCACTTTTGATTAAAAACGGCTTGCCTGCCCTTGTGGGTATGTTTGAGCCAGCCGATGTGCTGGATTTGGCGATAGAAGATGGTGTTTCAGCTCGCTTGATTGCCCAAAAAGACGACAATCCTAGCGAGTGGACGCTTAAAAATTCGCCCCTGACCGAACAAGATTTGCAAAGCACGCCACAGCTTTGGACAGTGCTTGTGCAAAACCTAGAACAGTGGTCACCTGAGCTTGGCGAGCTGTGGCAAGCCTTTGATTTTATTCCAAAATGGCAACAAGACGACATCATGGTGTCGGTCGCTGGGGCTGGCGGTTCGGTGGGCGAGCATTATGATGAATATGATGTGTTTTTGGCTCAAGGCTACGGCTCTCGCCGTTGGACGCTTGGCAAAATGTGCGATGTCGGCACGCCTTTTGTGGAAGGTCAGCCAATTCGCCTGCTTGACGACATGGGGCAGATTATTTTTGATGAAGTGCTAGAAGCTGGCGATGTCTTGTATGTACCGCCACGCCTTAGCCACTATGGGGTGGCACTTGATGACTGTTTGACATTTAGCTTTGGCTTTCGCCGTCCAAATCTTGTGCAAATCCTAGACGAAATCGCCGATGTTGCCACAGGCGAGCATTCGCTATTTTCGCCTTTGACCCTGCCACAAGCGGTGCAAGCCAATCCGTATGAACTTAGCAATGACAGCGTCCGTGCAATCAAAGATGAGCTTATCAACTTGCTCAATTCAGAACAAGGCGATGCCATCATAAGCCGAGCATTGAGCGAGCTAGTCAGCAAACGCCAATATGAGCTGGTCGCCTTTGAGGATGAATTGACCCCTGATGAGCTTGCCGAACGCCTACAAAGTGGCGAATGCTTGATGATTAACCCTGCTTGCCGATTTGTCCTACAACATGGCGAATGGTACATCAACGGCGAAAATGTCTGCTTTACCGAAGACGAGCTGGCACTCATTGAGCGATTTACCGACAATGAAGCGATTGTCTTTGATGATTTAACCGATGAGCTGCTGGCAAGTACGGCAAATTGGCTTAATGATAACTGGTTAATTTTGATTTGA
- a CDS encoding AEC family transporter, whose protein sequence is MLQAVSFAFMIVFPNLALMGLGFYMQKSGKINTTFIDTASNIVFNFGLPCLLFFSVIKSEVNFAEQSTLILAGFITTFVLFFGAETYAKFFVPAVRDKGVFVQGVFRSNMAIISLSVATNAYGAVGTSVGAIYMGIITILYNILSVITLSRTSQNTNFKSQSIDIIKKIFTNPLIIALVSAFVYKGLELPLPPKPITKTGELMANIALPLALICAGATLDLKSMFGLSGVSMQASIGRVIVAPLVAVLAGVLLQLPPVQFGVLFVMVASPAAAASYVMAKAMGGNDVLAANILAFTTVVSMIGLAVGMAWLRVAGLV, encoded by the coding sequence ATCCTCCAAGCCGTAAGCTTTGCCTTTATGATTGTCTTTCCAAACCTAGCCTTGATGGGGCTGGGTTTTTATATGCAAAAATCAGGCAAGATTAACACTACTTTTATTGATACGGCATCCAATATCGTCTTTAATTTTGGCTTGCCATGCCTGCTGTTTTTTAGCGTGATTAAAAGTGAAGTGAATTTTGCCGAACAAAGTACGCTGATTTTGGCGGGGTTTATCACGACTTTTGTGCTGTTTTTTGGGGCGGAAACTTATGCCAAATTTTTTGTCCCAGCCGTGCGTGATAAGGGCGTGTTTGTACAGGGCGTGTTTCGCTCAAATATGGCGATTATCTCGCTTTCGGTGGCGACCAATGCCTATGGGGCGGTGGGGACGAGCGTGGGGGCGATTTATATGGGAATTATTACGATTTTGTATAATATCCTGTCGGTCATCACGCTGTCTCGCACGAGCCAAAATACCAATTTTAAATCACAAAGCATTGATATTATTAAGAAAATTTTTACCAATCCGCTCATCATCGCTTTGGTTTCCGCCTTTGTGTACAAGGGTTTGGAGTTGCCCCTGCCACCCAAGCCAATTACCAAAACAGGCGAACTGATGGCAAACATCGCTCTGCCATTGGCGCTGATTTGTGCGGGGGCGACATTGGATCTAAAATCCATGTTTGGCTTGTCGGGCGTATCCATGCAAGCAAGCATTGGCAGGGTGATTGTTGCACCATTGGTGGCGGTATTGGCAGGCGTCCTGTTGCAATTACCGCCTGTGCAGTTTGGCGTGCTGTTTGTGATGGTGGCAAGTCCTGCGGCGGCGGCAAGCTATGTCATGGCAAAGGCGATGGGCGGTAATGATGTCTTGGCGGCGAACATTTTGGCATTTACCACCGTGGTGAGTATGATTGGCTTGGCGGTGGGCATGGCGTGGCTTCGGGTGGCGGGCTTGGTCTAG